The Candidatus Bathyarchaeota archaeon genome includes the window GTAGTCGAATGTATGAATGGCTATGTGAGACTTGTCGATTATTACCACTCCAGTCCAACCGGGATTCTCGGGATTCCCCTCCACTATATAAGGCCCTGATAGAACCTTCATCCCTATCTCAGATGGAAGTTCTGAGAGAACCTTGGCTATGCACTCCCCATCTATTCTAACCTTAATAACCCCATCGATTATGAGATGCATTCCAATCATGTGAACTCCAAGGGGGATCAATTTGAGAGATAAAAATCATTCTACCCTTTAGGGAAAGGGTTTTCCATACCCATCCCTTACAATAACACTGTGGATTCGCCTTCCAGAGGTATAGACATCATAGAATTGGTTCAAGAGGCCTTGGGTGGTCTTGGGCTCGATCCCAGCCCCATCCCCCCGGGCAGAATGGATGAGCTTAGGGGAGGGGTCTCATCCTTTGATCTCAAGGCTGGAGGAGGCGTAGACGCCGCGGTCGTGCTAACTAGATGGAACTACGGGTCCTATAGAAGCGAAGGGGGAAAGAACCTATTCAGGGTTGACTACGCCGTCAGGGGCTCAATAAAAGGGGTTTTACCCGGAAGGATCTTGGCTAGAACCTCCACTAAGACGAGAGGTCTTCTGAGGAGGGAAATAGTGGATCTTAGTTGGGAGGTGCCTCAGGAGGTAAAGGGAGAGGTGGGATTCTATGCCCCTGAGGAGGCCATATCCCCCGGTCCAGGGGAGCTCTGGGATGGATGTCCTCATGAGGCGCTGGCCGAGAGCTTGAACGGAGACGGGGGGCTTAAGGAATCTATAAAATCCATAATCCAGGGGAGAAAGGGCTCTCTAACCCTCACGGTCTTCAGCGATAGGTGGGGTGAATCTATAAGGATTGCCGGGAGCTTATGGCTTGAGGCTCAGACCCTACCAGACCTATACCTTGGATCCTCATATGTAATGGCTGCAGACCGCATCGGGATGCATATAAAGGAGGTTAGGAGGAGATTCGGAGGCCTAGCCTTCTAGAGTTTAAAGGAACTGCTTGAAATATATCTGGATTCCAGAAAGGTTTTTTCA containing:
- a CDS encoding S-adenosylmethionine decarboxylase, producing MIGMHLIIDGVIKVRIDGECIAKVLSELPSEIGMKVLSGPYIVEGNPENPGWTGVVIIDKSHIAIHTFDYNGLISIDVYSCKPFDGDAVLRYLKSSLPLDRFSSRLFIRDVDG